The following coding sequences lie in one Phragmites australis chromosome 8, lpPhrAust1.1, whole genome shotgun sequence genomic window:
- the LOC133926598 gene encoding E2F transcription factor-like E2FE encodes MDAPAAAGPSSSGVEAPAQPPPPPMAPQVAVQGAGSGAVLGRACRHHAYSRKQKSLGLLCSNFVALYDRDDVEAVGLDDAAKRLGVERRRIYDIVNVLESVGILVRKAKNRYAWLGFGEVPAKLKELKERALREMSGSAVSLPLEGSSAANASDDEDDDKMGDADEDAESEKLSQSVDNLSDKPDAPCCRLRSDHRKEKSLGLLTQNFVKLFLTMEVETISLDEAARLLLGEGHAESNMRTKVRRLYDIANVLSSLNLIEKTQQVDTRKPAFRWLGQAKRKQENTVTVALPLARKTMPNKRAFGTDLTNIDNKRGKMDSATENKGKLLQGGGNVVKAFDRQLGQGSRSDFVYGPFHPAGVRKQEIDDQTVRDKERKSIQDWENLAVSFRPQYQNKALNDLFGHYVEAWESWYLGLTRETAS; translated from the exons ATGgacgcccccgccgccgccgggccctcctcctccggcgtGGAGGCTCCCGCGcagcccccgcccccgccgatgGCTCCTCAGGTGGCCGTGCAGGGCGCCGGCTCCGGCGCCGTCCTGGGGCGCGCCTGCCGCCACCACGCGTACAGCCGCAAGCAGAAGTCGCTCGGCTTGCTCTGCTCCAA CTTCGTGGCGCTGTACGATCGGGATGACGTGGAAGCGGTGGGGCTGGACGACGCGGCCAAGCGGCTCGGCGTCGAGCGGCGCCGGATCTACGACATCGTCAACGTGCTCGAGAGCGTCGGG ATTCTTGTGAGGAAGGCCAAGAATCGGTATGCATGGCTTGGCTTCGGGGAAGTCCCTGCGAAGCTGAAGGAACTCAAG GAGAGGGCATTGAGGGAAATGTCTGGTTCAGCGGTGTCACTGCCCCTGGAGGGATCATCTGCTGCTAAT GcctcggatgatgaagatgatgataaaatGGGCGACGCTGATGAAGATGCTGAGAGCGAGAAGCTCAGCCAATCGGTGGACAATCTGTCTGATAAGCCTGACGCACCCTGCTGCCGGCTCAGATCTG atcataggaaggagaagtcgCTTGGACTGCTCACTCAGAATTTCGTCAAGCTCTTCCTTACCATGGAG GTAGAGACGATCTCACTTGATGAAGCTGCACGGCTACTCCTTGGAGAGGGACATGCAGAAAGCAATATGAGAA CAAAGGTCCGGCGATTGTACGACATTGCCAATGTATTGTCTTCTTTGAACCTAATTGAGAAG ACACAACAAGTGGATACAAGAAAACCTGCATTCCGGTGGCTGGGCCAGGCAAAGCGAAAGCAAGAGAATACTGTCACGGTTGCTTTACCCCTAGCCAGGAAGACAATGCCTAACAAGAGGGCATTTGGTACTGATCTTACAAACATTGACAATAAACGGGGCAAGATGGACTCTGCAACAGAGAACAAAGGCAAGCTCTTGCAGGGTGGTGGCAACGTAGTGAAAGCTTTTGACAGGCAGCTGGGGCAAGGGAGCAGGAGTGACTTCGTTTATGGACCCTTCCATCCTGCTGGTGTAAGGAAACAGGAAATCGATGATCAAACAGTTAGGGACAAGGAGAGGAAGAGTATTCAGGACTGGGAGAACCTTGCTGTGTCCTTCCGCCCGCAATATCAAAATAAAG CATTGAACGATCTTTTCGGTCATTATGTGGAAGCATGGGAGTCATGGTACTTGGGTCTTACACGGGAAACAGCATCATGA